Proteins from a single region of Flavobacterium sp. YJ01:
- a CDS encoding lipocalin family protein, protein MKKIFFICLIATMFFACKSASSTAASSEATTLSTKLDKKTQVALKGNWVLTNVTYPGSDYIKVNSFDLADSKCFIGSNWSFISNNNKGNMALTSPSCTAFSSPIVWSINNQGMFVLKILDAGEKAKKVRDGYLLKVGSVTESSFQLIDNINVGGQVKDVTYQFQRAN, encoded by the coding sequence ATGAAGAAAATATTTTTTATTTGTCTGATTGCCACGATGTTTTTTGCGTGTAAATCAGCTTCGTCAACAGCAGCTTCTTCAGAAGCCACTACACTTTCTACTAAACTTGACAAGAAAACTCAAGTAGCTTTAAAAGGAAATTGGGTACTTACTAACGTAACTTATCCTGGATCTGATTATATTAAAGTAAATTCATTTGATTTGGCAGATTCAAAATGTTTTATTGGAAGTAACTGGAGTTTTATTTCAAATAACAACAAAGGGAATATGGCTTTAACATCGCCAAGCTGTACTGCATTTTCTTCGCCAATTGTTTGGAGCATCAACAATCAAGGTATGTTTGTGCTTAAAATTCTTGACGCAGGAGAAAAGGCTAAAAAAGTAAGAGATGGTTACTTGCTTAAAGTTGGAAGTGTGACTGAAAGTTCGTTTCAGTTAATTGATAACATAAATGTTGGAGGTCAGGTTAAAGATGTGACGTACCAATTTCAAAGAGCCAATTAA